One window of Desulfarculus baarsii DSM 2075 genomic DNA carries:
- a CDS encoding tyrosine-type recombinase/integrase, translating into MSNRTADLDLTGATEAFCARLSAEGRSPATIAAYRRDLALVARVAGELAPGIVCRAVTAGFLDQVFSDGAVTESERGPRSAASVHRMKAAVRAFFAWAVEVGVVDDNPARSIRMHRLPRKLPVFLTTAEKKRLLKELKGRTDFSALRDRAMIEVLLGTGIRLGELAALDMDDIDLDAKHLRVRAKGNVPQVKFIKTDLRTLLRRYLAERRRHGRPEMEALFLSNRDGRLCQRQIANRLAHWLRKAGIEKELTPHGLRHTFATHLYSATNDLLVVQRALGHRDVSTTQVYTHLVDGQLEEALERL; encoded by the coding sequence ATGAGCAACCGAACGGCTGACCTCGATCTGACGGGCGCGACAGAGGCGTTCTGTGCCCGCCTGTCGGCCGAAGGACGCTCCCCGGCGACCATAGCCGCATACCGCCGGGACCTCGCCCTGGTGGCTCGCGTGGCCGGGGAGCTGGCCCCGGGTATCGTCTGTCGGGCGGTCACGGCAGGATTCCTCGACCAGGTGTTTTCCGACGGGGCGGTCACCGAGAGTGAGCGCGGCCCACGCTCGGCGGCCTCGGTCCATCGGATGAAGGCGGCGGTGCGAGCCTTTTTCGCCTGGGCCGTCGAAGTGGGCGTGGTCGATGACAATCCGGCTCGGTCCATCCGCATGCATCGGTTGCCGAGAAAACTGCCGGTGTTCCTGACCACCGCCGAAAAGAAACGTCTGCTCAAGGAGCTCAAGGGACGGACCGACTTCTCCGCGCTGCGCGACCGCGCCATGATCGAGGTGCTGCTGGGCACAGGGATCAGGCTTGGCGAGCTGGCCGCGCTCGACATGGATGACATCGACCTCGACGCCAAGCATCTGCGGGTGCGGGCCAAGGGAAATGTGCCGCAGGTCAAGTTCATCAAGACCGACCTCCGCACATTGCTGCGCCGTTACCTGGCCGAGCGTCGTCGACATGGCCGCCCGGAAATGGAAGCCCTGTTCCTGTCGAACCGGGACGGCAGACTCTGCCAGCGGCAGATAGCCAACCGGCTCGCTCACTGGCTGCGGAAGGCCGGGATCGAAAAGGAACTGACGCCGCACGGGCTGCGGCATACCTTCGCCACCCACCTCTACAGCGCGACCAATGACCTGCTCGTGGTGCAGCGGGCCTTGGGGCACCGGGACGTGTCCACCACCCAGGTCTACACCCACCTCGTGGACGGTCAGCTCGAGGAAGCCCTCGAACGCCTCTGA